Part of the Pempheris klunzingeri isolate RE-2024b unplaced genomic scaffold, fPemKlu1.hap1 Scaffold_324, whole genome shotgun sequence genome is shown below.
CTGCTGGAAACAGCCTATATATTGCAAATcagacagtgacacaaaaaTTCTAGCCCTATCTGAAAGAGGAATGGATTTGTTGGTGCTGTGAGGTGGAAGTTTGGAGAAAGGGAGCATGATACACATCACTTCAGACAACattgtttgtttacattcttGTTCTTGAAAGATGCGCCCTGTGCGTCATAAAACAGCGATTGGTTAGGAATCAACGTGAAGTAAATTCACAGCTATAATGTATGCTTCATCTGATCCAGTCACCATTTtaacatacaaaaatattgtgtaGTATAAACCTGCTCGGTTTCAAACGTCTCCTGCAATTCTGAGGCTCTGTCCACTCTTTTAACTTTGTTGATTTGACTACACAACTCACAAATTATGCAGAAAAGTTCAGCTTCAACCTGTCTTACTCGCCTTTAAACCAATCCAAAACTCAATCAATTGACATATAGCCAGTCATTTCAGAGGTCAGCTGCAGCCCTGCCTCCACCTGCCTCCACCTGCCTCCACCGTGACTCTGTGCTGGATGAGTTGCTACCAggtttttaatgacaaaaatatgaCTCGAATGCAAATCATGTTTATGTCATAATGATCCATATAATAAGAACTGCTTATCCATACATGAGcaaagggaggaggagtgatggtgtTTGTTTTCTAAACATAAGGCTTACAAGAAGAATGCTCATCTTTAAATACTAAACCTTCTTATCACAGATGCTATGTCTCACACTGTGGGTCTTCTTTGAAATAGGATATGATATCCTCCATCTTTCACCTTTTTCAGTCACAATAACAACATTGGTTGATGTTAAACCGACATGACTGAGCAGTGATTCACAGATTAGCTAACAGCTTACTCCTGAAATGTACATATACAGCTTATATTATAATCAGCAAAGTTCAAGTGTTACCTCATTAAAACACTGGTAGGGATAGTGGAGCAGAATCCTAACACTGGCGGGAAAATGTCCTACAATCCGTGCCCAGATCTACACCTATACTGCATTACAATCCCTGCAGAAATGTGTGAGCCTGGTTCCACATCTCTGAACTGCGTTCCCCAATTTTAAGTTGGTCCTGGACCAAATTAATACCCAAGACTGCATGGTGGTTGTAAATAGCTCTTGTCCAGTTTAAAGTTCTTTCTGAACGGCTACATGCATCCATACCAATAACTAAATACTTGCTTGGCACTGCATATTTATTCCACACCATTGTGTTGGCAACGAGTTACTTTGCAATGTTAACAACACGTCTCCTGCTGACTGTATCTAGCCAGAGTAAAAGGACTGTTGCTCCTTGGCAGTGCTAAATATTTGACTCAAGGCAGGAGGACTAGACTAGTTATGAAGCTTATTGGCCCAGCCAAGCAATGACAGCTTCAAATATCTCTGTTCAGTAACTGATCACAACGtcccttttgtttctttgtccaTGTTACAACAGTGATAATGTCCTCTGAGGTGCCATGATATGGAAAAACGGGAAAAAGTTCCCCGAGGAGGGAAGCCTTATTTTGCGGGAAAATATTCCTATTTCTTTCCACATCAGAGCACCTTGTCGAATTATTGCTGACAGTATTTCCAGATCAAATCATcaacattttcttcattaaaacatatattttccATATTACTGAATTTTCAATTCTCTGTAGAACCTCTTAACTTCTGCTAATTGCATGCTGGCTAAAGCCGGCTTAGTGAAACTCAAAATGACTTCAGACTCAGAATGATGTAGACCAGGCTATGAATTCCTATCACATCCTAATTTCATGGGGGAAGAGGGAATATCAGATTCAAAAACAAAAGGGTATCATTGGGACTTCGTCTGAAGTTGGTACAATTCTCTGATTGGGTAATTGTTCTCAGagaatattcattttctgtggCAATTTATCATATTGTTACCATTGATTATAGGACATTTACATAAAGTTAAACGTTTCTAAACTCCCCATGTATGTTGCACCTCTGCACCATTGATGGCCCTTCTTCCTTGTGTTGCAAACTTCCACTGACAGTGAATTATATCTAGCTGCATTTGTATCTTTGTAGCTGCATGAGTAAATACACTGCTTTAATCTAAAGAACTGTGATGATAACCCTTTCCAAGCTTTCGAGGTATTTTGCTCTTGTTAggatctctctcacacacacacacacacacacacacacacacacacacacacacacacacacacacacacacactgcccactGTCCCTCAGTCAGCTTTGTCCTTCTTCTTCAGTGTGACTTTACTTGCCACCGCAGATCCCACTGCTCCAACACCTCCCGTAACCATGGAGACGCTCCCTTTGACCAATCCTGCGCTGGCTGCTGGCACACTGGTCACGGCTGTCTTGGTAAGCTCAAAACTTTTAGTTCCTACCCACGCGACACCCCCCAGGGTAGCACCAACAACATTTCGAGTCATGCTGAAGAGACCGCCACCGACTCTCCACATGACTCCTCCTTCTAGCCCGGGGTGGTCCTTATCTGTGTTCGAGACAGAcggagacagacaaacagagatgaGTCACAAAGAGAGAGGCACTACATTCACATATGTAGGACAccctgacaccccccccccctggatGGCAGACTTAGCACTCTGGGCCTATATAGTACTGCAATTGGATATGGGACTTCCTCACAAATAGACCTCAGACAGTTCAGTCTGCGGatcacacctcctccactcCTAAGCCCCCAAGGGCTGTGCCCTCAGCCTCCTCGTGTTCCCACTGTACACCCACGACTGCAATCCCTGACACGAAGAGAACTCTGTTGTGCAGTTTGCAGACGACACCACCTTCATCGGACGAACAGTGAAAATTCCTATTGGGAAGAAACCAACATCCTGTGGTGCACAGAGAATAACCTCCTGATCAGAGGCAGCGAAACCAAGGAGCTCATCGTTGATTTTAGAGAAAAGGAGGCAAAACACCCCCCCCTCTGTCTACGTCAGTGGATTGGGGGTGGAGGAGTTTCAGGAAACTAATGAGAGCAAAATTTCCATGCCAGGGTCTCgttctctgttctcctcagctGAGCATCAATAAACATTGCTGGATAAGATAGAGTCCGATTAAATCTGAAGATTTCCTTCACCAGTGATCCTTTTGCGATGAGGTGCTTGTGCAGAGCCCAAAGAATACTAGAAGACCACATCCACCCCAGCCACAGCCTGCCCACCCTGATGCCGTCTGCCAAGAGGTAGAAAAGTATCTCTGTAAGACTGTAAGGCTCTTTGATTTATCCTCTGTACAtcataaaaaagtttttttgatTATGTaggacaaataaatgaacattgTACCTtgtccactcacacacacactagaacaCACTAGCTATCACTGTAACTTCTCCAATCCTACCAGCCCCATCACCATGTCCACTCTAACGTCACACATATTGACACACATACCTGACACTATCAGATATACATTGGGAAAAGAATTTAGACCTGGCCTGACTTGGGTCTAAGGTCTGGTCTTGGTTACCAGGAACCACGTCGACCTGTGAAGATCGCAAATTCTCAAGATCTAGTATATGAATGTAGTTCCACACCATGTGGGTGTTCCTCTTGTAGGTAGGGGGGGACTTCCTCCTGTTCGCTGTCCTCACAGTTGTGGTGGTTGTTGCAGTCTACCGGAGAtgagctgctctcctcctcaACCTCCTGCTGTGAAGTCAGCACCTGAAAGACAGCGTCAACTCAGCGTTACAGAGTTCAAATAATTGTGCAGAGAAAAGTTATTTACTGAAGAAGAAATAGCCCCGAAGGAGCCGTCCACAGGAAGGTGGATCAATATTCCTGGGTGACACAGCTGTTAAGTTCTCCGTTAACTTAGGAGACAAAATATTACATACTTTCAGTGAGACTGCTTTACCCATGGTGTGAAGGAAAGATAATCCAGGTCCTTTTTAATCAAATTGATCTCAGTAGACCATAATAATAAGGCAATAATGTGAATTCATCTGATTcatccacacaaacatgtaagtgtgcgtttgtgtgtattgCTCTCTTACCGACCTTATTATATCATACATTAACTCACTTGATGTTTGTGGGGGCTGTCACATTTTAACAGTCGACAAAGCAGGTATTGGAGATGTATCCCAAACTATCATGGCTGGGCCCCCTGGTCACAGAGGAGCAGTGATGGGCTCGTCGCATGTTTTCAATCAAACTAAATCCAAAAGGGTCTCAGACACATTATTACAGTGAAATAATATTCCTGCGGCAGCTTCTGATTCtaccatactgtacatttacctAAACTATCATTTGTTGCCAAGATAAACCTACAATGAAGCATTCGGttccaaagacacaaagaacaCAGGATGGGAAACCAATAtattccatcacacacacactaactacaCATCAGTCCTCAGTCCCTCTGAAGCTGAGGTTAAGGCTGTGGACCCCCCCCAGAGGACAGGCTCTGGTGCTCCAGTGAGGACACACTGGGTGCTGGGGGTTCTCTGCTGGTAACGTTAACTTGCTCTGggcgacacacacactcacacacacacacacacacacagaccataCCTCTATCACGTCCGCACATATCTTGTGACTTGACACAGCTGCTGTTACAGTCCACTAAAAGAAAACCGAGGTTTCTCGCTTACCTTCATTTTGTTAGAGAAGCAGCCCTGAAGCGctccctgcgtgtgtgtgtgtgtgtgtgtgtgcgcgcgcgcgtgtgtgtgtgtgtgtttttgtcgcTCCTGCTtctgttgttttgctgtcaACCTGAAAGCGGAAGTGACGTAGTGTTGTTTACAGTGCGCTGGGTGTAATGGCAGCTGAAGGCCGC
Proteins encoded:
- the LOC139225505 gene encoding transmembrane protein 263-A-like, which translates into the protein MKVLTSQQEVEEESSSSPVDCNNHHNCEDSEQEEVPPYLQEEHPHDKDHPGLEGGVMWRVGGGLFSMTRNVVGATLGGVAWVGTKSFELTKTAVTSVPAASAGLVKGSVSMVTGGVGAVGSAVASKVTLKKKDKAD